Proteins encoded by one window of Heterodontus francisci isolate sHetFra1 chromosome 12, sHetFra1.hap1, whole genome shotgun sequence:
- the LOC137375562 gene encoding putative protein FAM47C, with protein sequence MQDHIFNQGLQRARETQEDRTSLAIWLCSTGPPCLSMSSHSPGPPRLSMSSHSPDPPRLSMFSHNPDPPRLSMFSHNPDPPRLSMSCHSLGPPRLSMISHSPGPPRLSMSSHSAGPPRLSMSSHSPGPPRLSLSSRSPGPPRLSMSSRSPGPPRLSMSSPSLGPPRLSMSSPSLGPPRLSMSSRILGPPRLSMSSPSLGPPRLSMSSRILGPPRLSMSSRSLGPPRLSMFSRSLGPPRLSMSSRSLGPPRLSMFSRSLGPPRLSMSSRSLGPPRLFMSSRSLGPPRLSMSSHSPGPPHLSMSSCSLQPPRFSRTNRRPGSCLSVQQHHPGPCTVKLQQ encoded by the exons atgcaagaccatatcttcaatcaaggactacaacgagctcgagaaaca CAAGAGGATCGCACCAGCCTCGCAATTTGGCTATGCAGCACAGGTCCTCCTTGCCTCTCCATGTCCAGCCACAGTCCAGGCCCGCCACGCCTCTCCATGTCCAGCCACAGTCCAGACCCTCCACGCCTCTCCATGTTCAGCCACAATCCAGACCCTCCTCGACTCTCCATGTTCAGCCACAATCCAGACCCTCCTCGCCTCTCCATGTCCTGCCACAGCCTAGGCCCTCCTCGCCTTTCCATGATCAGCCACAGCCCAGGCCCTCCACGCCTCTCCATGTCCAGCCACAGTGCAGGCCCTCCACGCCTTTCCATGTccagccacagtccaggccctccaCGCCTCTCCCTGTCCAGCCGCAGTCCAGGCCCTCCACGCCTCTCCATGTCCAGCCGCAGTCCAGGCCCTCCACGCCTCTCCATGTCCAGCCCTAGCCTAGGCCCTCCTCGCCTCTCCATGTCCAGCCCCAGCCTAGGCCCTCCTCGCCTCTCCATGTCCAGCCGCATCCTAGGCCCTCCTCGCCTCTCCATGTCCAGCCCCAGCCTAGGCCCTCCTCGCCTCTCCATGTCCAGCCGCATCCTAGGCCCTCCTCGCCTCTCCATGTCCAGCCGCAGCCTAGGCCCTCCTCGCCTCTCCATGTTCAGCCGAAGCCTAGGTCCTCCTCGCCTCTCCATGTCCAGCCGCAGCCTAGGCCCACCTCGCCTCTCCATGTTCAGCCGAAGCCTAGGTCCTCCTCGCCTCTCCATGTCCAGCCGCAGCCTAGGCCCTCCTCGCCTCTTCATGTCCAGCCGCAGCCTAGGTCCTCCTCGCCTCTCCATGTccagccacagtccaggccctcctcacctctccatgtccAGCTGCAGCCTACAGCCTCCTCGCTTCTCCAGGACCAACCGCAGACCAGGATCATGCCTGTCAGTACAACAACACCACCCAGGCCCATGCACAGTGAAGCTGCAGCAATGA